The Mus caroli chromosome 9, CAROLI_EIJ_v1.1, whole genome shotgun sequence DNA window AATAATAAGTAGGAAATGAAATCTAAGATGAGGAAATAGGTGTCTTGAGCGTCCCAGAGGAATTAATTGCACAAGCCTGCCTACCACCAGCTCCCTCACTGCAGTCTAGAGCTGAATGTTGTCTGAAGCCCCCTTGGTTGTACACTAAGTGTGAGTCAGGTAAAGCTCTTTCAACAGGTACTTCTGAGCCTCAGCAAGTTCTAGATGGTGACagagggtttggtttggttttggttgagacagggtttctctgtgaagccccgGCTATCcctcaactcactatgtagaccaggctggcctcagactcaagagatctgcctacctctgcctcttgagtgctgggactaaagaaaggcatgtgctaccactgcccactGGCAAGTTAAGGAGAAGATGAAGAGGGAAGCAGCCTTATGTAAAGCCCTCACTAACGGGCCGGCGAGATGGCTCAAAggagaagagcactgactgctcttccaaaggtcctgagttcgaatcccagcaaccacatggtggctcacaaccacccgaaatgagatctgacgccctcttctggtgtgtctgaagacagctacagtgtacttaacatataatacataaatcttttttaaaaaaagaaagaaaaagtgctcACATCAGGCCACCCTAAAGAGCGAGTCTGGTAGTCCACACCTGCGATCTCAGTGCTtaggctgagggaggagggtcACAAAACTGAGGTCACCTAAGGCGATGTAACTTTCAGAgcagcctggcctatagagtgagAAACCTATCACTCAGAGGCAAAAGCCGAAAAGATCCAAGGCCAAGGCCACGATCCAGAACCAACAAGGCCTCACAGTGAAATTTTtgcaaaatttttttcttctttttaagtaaaAAGGCAGCCCTTCTGGTGCCTCCAATCCAGAGTTCACAGGTAATTAAAGGCCTTATTTCCTGGCAACAGCGAGGGGGCTGAGCATGGGGCCAGTCCTGATTGTATGCAGGTTTGCATTGTAGGACTAAAAAGAGGCCACAAGAAAAACGGCAAAATTgtcaggcagagctctgtgagcagTCATGATTCACGGGGGCTTTTACATGCAAACATAATAACATGTTGGCTGTGTGTCTGAAGGGAATGCTGCATGTGAGTCTGTTGAGGCTAGGTAGGGTAGAGTGGGTGGGGATAGCGCTAGGCTGGCTAAAAGTGGAAGGTTAGAAACACAGAACTGGCTTGCTGAGAAAGAAGTGTTTGTACTTGGCACGGCTGGAGAACAGCACAGACACTGTTGGTATATAGGGCAGGCCTGGGACTGGAGGAAAGCAACCAGATTGGCAGCAAGGCTCCCAGCAGTGACAGTCAGCCCTGCCAATGCTGGAGACTTCTTGCCCATTTTACTCTACAAAGTTTATCTGGGACCTGTGCCCTTCACAGGCAGAGAGCAAGGCGGGATCTGAACAGGTTTCAGGAACTGTCCTCAAAATGGCTGATCCAGTCTGGCACACaacactttaatcccagctctcaggaggcaaaggcaggtaatctctgagtttgaagccagccgttccaggacaggcagacaggcagaacTACATAACAgaaaccccatttttttttttttttttttttttttttggtttttcgagacagggtttctctgtgtagccctggctgtcctggaactcacttttgtagaccaggctggcctcgaacccagaaatccgcctgcctctcagAAACCCCATCttttaataaaagagagagaaaagaaagaaaaaaaattaagatcgCTTTAATCTTAATTAAGCAAATGTGAAACTGCTCAGAGGTTTCAAGAAGGTGCCTGGTGTGGATGGATGGTTAAATGAATAATAACTTGAAATTTCACGAGTTGGACCCAAAGTTCCTACTCCCCGAGACTTCTTAGTGCCCTTAACCATTGATCCTGCAGAGGCGCTAACACGGATGCCACGTGCTATCAAGTACCTCTGCCAAGGGAATGTTACCATTGCAGAAGGTGGGACCTGATACGCATTGGGCTGTGGCTTTGAACAGGCCAGGCAGGGGCTTGCCTTGGCCACAGTGGACATATGCTGAGTCTGCACTGGTCCTGAGGAGGTTCTAGAATGCAGTATGTGAGTCCTCAGTGGCCACTGCCTTCTTGGGCCTGGCTGTGCAAAGGAATCACAAACACGGAGACATCGTCGTAGGATACCTGCCCCTCTCCGGTGGCACCATTGTCCTTTCCTTGAGTGTTGTGTATCAGCATTTTGGCCAGCTCTGAGAACCTGTGAAGACCACCCTGCAGCTGTACTTTGGCTATAGAGCAGAAGACCAAGGCTAGCCCTCCAACACACCGTGCAAAGGGCAGGGCACCTGGGAGGCCCCCTAAATGTAGTGAAACTGTGGGACAAGCAACAAGCAATGGCCTGAAAGGGCCATAAACTAGATTAGCAACCAGACTTGGGTTTTTTTCGCTCATATCCCCTCTCCCTTGGGAAGCTCAAGAGGGCCCTGATCAGACCACTTGCCCTGAGTTAGCAGTCTTCACAGCTGTAGCTGCTTGGTGCTATTGTTAGCACCAACCCAGGTTGGTCCAGTCAGGTCTCCCTCAAGCTACAGTACCTGTGTGGGTCATCCTTTTGGTTCCCAGTGAGGAAGCTCCGCACAAGCAGTGCCACCTGCTCATTGGACAGGACATCCCAGAGCCCATCAGTTGCCATGACAACCACATCATCCTCCTGCACTGCCAGCTGGTGGACATCCAGCACAGTCACCTGCAAGTTAAGCCTAAGAATCCTACAGTGTTCCCTTCCCAGCTCCTGCCAGGttcattctctgcctttctggGCAGATGGAAGCTGGGGTGGGTGACACTACTCCGTCACCTGTGGGATGGAGAGTAGGAAGGGCTTCAGCTGGATGTCAGTGTCCAGGACTCTGAGCTGATGGTCGCCCAGCCCTCTGGAGACTGCCAGTGTTCCCAGTAACCGAGCctggggggaaggagggatgagATGACAGCTTATCCCATGTTCACAGCTGAGCACAAAGGGGCAGAATGAACAGTGGCTTCTAGGAGAGAAACATCATGACGGGATGGACCCCAGAATACTAGACACAGTCACTAGCAAGGGACAAAGACGATCCCACCTTCTAGGAACAACTAATGAGGGATTCTTGGGAGGGCGGGGAGGAGGGGTGCGCACTGACCTGCCTACCCTGTCCATGAATCAGTGGATACTTGAGATCAGACTTTTCCACTCGTTTGTAGCTCCTGCAGGAGCAGACCTAGAATCAGCCAAAGACCTACACACTACTGAAACTTCTCCCATCCTAAAGCCCAAGCAGCTTTTTCGTGCCTTCCCTGCCTCAGGCCACACATGTGAGCCAGAACCCTGGACCTTTCCCCACCTCATGCCCTTATCCCACCGGCTCACCAGCCTCTCATGTGATGATCCCTGAACAAAACCTTCTGCCCTAAGTCATCCCCCTTCAGCCGCCGTGGGAACTCCAGTCGGGTAAACTCTCCAGCCAGAAGCTCAGGGTAGGTAAAGGCCTAGGTGGGGGAGGTCACTTTCAGATCAGGCTCCCTCCCAGGGCCCTATATGGTCTTCTACCCGGACGGGGTCCCCCTGCCAAGGGTACTACCAGCTGCTGGATCCTCTGCCGCTCTGTTTCTGGGGTGAACTCAGAACTCAGCAGCCGTATCTCATGTCTCCGCACCAAGATGGCCCTAAACAGATTGGAGGGAAAGAAGAGCTTTATGAAGGAACCACCATACTCACCCATGgtcacctttctctttctccaaccAGGGGCCAATTCAAGTCACTGTGATCCCTGATTCAAATCCTTTTGGGACTCTTAAGACCTATAGAGTAAAGGTACAGCCCTTTAGCATGGCACCGATGGCCCCTGCCTGCCTTGGCATCATTGTCCACCCTTACTGCTGGCTTATGCCAAGTACAAATCCATCTTGGCCAGCCAGTCCTCCTCATTTCTAACCCTCCTTTTATTGTCTCAACTCCCCCTGGTACCCTCCTGCCCACAGCCCTGCCTGCCCTCCAATGGTCCACTCACCTGCTGTCCCCAGCATTGGCCACATACAGCTTCCCTTGCAGGAACACCGCCACCAGGGCTGTACAGCCACCCACCTGTCCTGAGGCCTCCAGCTCTCTCCCAATCACATCGTCCTGGAGCAAACCAAGGTTGGTAGAGCTACCGCGCCAAAGTCCCCCGACTCCTTACAATGGCATTCCCACAAGCAGGCCCACAGCATCTCAGCTCAAAATGCTTGGCCATTAACTCTTGAATACCTCGTAAAGAGAGTTACACAAGGGAAGTGTAAttcaaaacaggaagagaaaccaTCGCCTGCACTGAGGGCCAACGGCATGTACAGGTGAGCAGTTAGCACACAGTAGGAACTAGATACATGGGAGGGGTAAGCTGAAGACCATGGGGCTGTTACCAGGAAGGAAGGGACCAGCAACCTCTCCACAGTCCGAGGAATGGTAACTATGGTGTGCCGTTATACCTAGAGTCCTTTAAGTCCCTGGGGGCACATGTCCCTTCTCCCCATAGGCCCCACTCACACATTCCTGGAAGGCGTTCTCCAGAGCCCCTATCACCAAGTCTTCTGCCCGGATCCCCTTTTCCTCCACGAACTGGGGGTCACTGGGGCAGACACAGCAGCCACTGAGGTGCATGGGGGGCTGAGGGGCCATCATGCCTTCAACCACAGCCTCCAGCTGCCGGCGAAGGCAAGAGTGCAGGGTGTTGGCAGCCAAGATAGCTGCGGCAGGGCCACCGTGCCCATCAAACAGTGCCCAGTAGTGACCCGTCAGGAACTGCATAGGAAGAGCTCTGTGTCAGGCACCGCCAAGCTTCCCCAGATGTCCCCCTGGCCCAGCCTGAACTAGGACATGAGACAGTAAGGCAGAAGGAGAATCAACCTGCACATCCTGGACTACACGCCTGACAGCGGGGATCAGGCAAGGCAGTGCTCACCTCCTCTGGGCACACGGTCAGCCACTCTTGATCTTCTTCGATCCCAAACTCACATCGCCGGATGCATAGCTTCCCGCAAGCAGCCTGGTCTTCATTGAATTCAGATTTTTCTGCATTGATAACCCTAAGGCCACGAAATCAACTGTGATGTCTCATCTATGTCATTGTGGGCACAGAGACTCCACTTGGGACAACTGCTTCTTGGTGCTGTCCCCTGACACACTTggacaactgtgtgtgtgtgtgtttgtacgaAGGCCAGAAGTGGCTTGCCCTCctccttagtttttgagacaggatggtCTCTTACTAAATCAgggctcactgattcagctagaatTCCTGGCCAACAAGTCCGGGAgtcttcctgcatctgcctccggagtgctgggatttcaggctccGACTGCCACTCCCAGCTTTTTAACAAGGTTGCTGGGGATCCCAACtccagatcctcatgcttgttcTGCAAGCCGTATAAGTTTTCTAACTGTTCGCTGGCTTGCCCCTTTTAGTCACTGTGCTGGCCCAGGGTTTGGGAAGTCCCACCTCAGTCTCAACCTTATCCCACAGAGCATAGGCCAAACCCTAAGTGAGGTGCGAGGTGGGACATacatctgcagaggccagaagaaaggagGGTCCAGCCGGGTGCGAGCCCTCCCGGGGACCTCCAACCTTCTCGAAAGAAAATGCCAAAGTGAGAAAAAGGAGGAATGCTGTCAAGGTTGAAGACAAGAAGAGGGTTAGCGGGGATGTGCACACCCGTCGGTTTTTCAGGTCAGCACAGAACCAGACGGGATCAGGCAGAGGGTCCGGAGGGAACGCGGGGGGCAGGGACACTCACTCTGCGTAGCCTGCGTTCCAAGGCAGTGTGCGGCCCCGTGCTGGGCTGCGCACCGGCCGGGCATCGGGGCGGCGCGAGGCGTCAGTGGCTCCCGGGCTGGAGCCGGAGCCGCGTAGAAAACGGGGCCGGTGATAGGGCACCGGGCTGGAGCGCGGCCCGGCTGGCCGCGGCTCTGGAAGTGGACCCCCGGGTAGGAAGCGGCGCCGGAACCAGCCGGCGGACATTGCGTGGCGGCCGGGGGCTGCCCGCGCACGGCGGGACACCAGGGTCCCGCCCGCCACTGGGAGGAAGCGGGCCTGGGGGTGGAGCCTGGGGGGGGTAAGAGGCCACGCCCCATCCCGCCTATCGGCCCCGGTGTGTGCGGCCAGTTTCTTTGGCCTTCTGTAAGAAGGGGATGTGGTCACATATCCCACTTTACAGGCAGGATAACTGAGGCCTAGCGAAGTGAAGACGCCTGCTTGAGTCAGAGTACCACTGAGAAGGCACAAAGGCTCACCCGCACCTGTGGGACTCGATCCTCTGAGAGTGGAAGCCCTTCCCTCTACTCTAGGAACCGTGGAGAGTCATCCAGAATAGGTGCTGGGCGGGCGCTTACAACAAACAGTCTTGCCCTGCTTAGCGACGGAGGACTGGGACAGTATGTCCTTGGAGGTGTGAGTAAGAGCCGGGCTCAGAGTGCTCCAGAGTTCTGTTCACCCTCGTCCGCTCCCAAATGTCTGCCCCTACAGTTAAGATGGCTTCTCGCCTGCACAAGTGCCTCCCTGGAGTGCGAGTGACGGACAAGAGGAACCTATGGGAATTTAAGAGGGAGTGTAGCTCCTTTCTCCTGCTTTAAGGTGCAGCCTTGGACTGAGGGAAGTGAAGAATTTCACCAAcctcttttgttttgagaaggcGCTCACCATGTTATCGCTCTGGCTCAGGATGTCCCTTTACCCCTAAATAGCTATAACTATTGGGGGAGAGCGCCTGTCACTTTCTGTCACCTAAGTCTAGGTGTCCCTCTGCAAGGCCTCAATTTCCACTTCATAAGGGAGGACTCAGGCCCACAGAGGGGAAGTGTTAGACGCCCAGGGTTCCCAGTATGACAGTGTAGTTGAATCAGACCACCCCTCAAGCCATTTcgcttcctcttttctcctccaggAAACCAATTTAAAGTCTCTAAGGCctaaggatggatggatgaggcGTTCCCTGCCTTTGGCTCTGCTCCTAAGCCCAGCCTAGTACTCATTAGGCTTCTCTTCCTTTAGTTAGTCAGCCCTGTTCTGCCAGCAGTTCCTCCTGCACAAGGAGGAAGGTTCTTGGGAAACAGCTGCACCCCAGTAACTGGGGTGGGGGCTACCCTACTGAACCCACCCAGTAACAGCCACACACTGGGCATAGGAGGACAGTGCTAACAGAGGGACTGCTGAGCCCGGATGTAACAGTAGTTCTGATAGCGCCTGACCCAGCTATGAATGGGGACAAGGTCTGAGATACTCCCTACTCCCAACCCCTGCTTCCAACTAAGGAGGAGAAGGATACATATGATAAATCTTCCTTAGTTACTTTAGTTTTTGCTATAACAATGTATCTGCCAAAAGCAACTACAGAAAGAATAGCTCCCTCCATCGCAGCCGCAGCAGCAAGAGAATCGGGAATGCTAGGTCGCTGGTCATGAGTGTCTGCCACCGGGAAGAGGTGTGTTCAGACCCCAGCCCACAGGGGGCGCTGCTCACATTCAGGCCTGGTCTTCCCTCCTTCTTAAACTTTTTGgggaaatgccctcacagacaaGCTCAAAGGTTCCACATCTGGATAATTAATTTTACAATCAAGAGCATCACCACACTGTTTTACATAAGCTTGCATCACCTATTTACCCAGCCTTGACAATCACAATTCTtgtcaaagttttaaaatgtttgcctACAGGTAAGTAAGACTCCACATACAGCTCAGTTTTCATGTATTTAATGAGTACGGACCAGGCAAGCAGCTCCTTATCGACTTGTGGGACAGCATCCATCTTTGTGGGTGGCCTGTTTCCTTTATCCAGTTTTCTACCTCACCACCTTTTATtttaaacctctttttttttaaagatttatttatttatttatttatttatttatttatttatttatttattatatgtaagtacactgtagctgtcttcagatattccagaagagggcatcagatctcattacagttggttgtgagccaccatgtggttgctgggatttgaactcaggaccttcagaagagcagtcggtgctcttaaccactgagccatctcgccagccccttttttttttacctcttcaTTTGTTGACAaagtcccatgtagcccaggctggccaggaactcactatgtagcccagactaatCCTGAAACCCccacctctctgtcttctctctctctctctctctctctctctctctctctctctcctttccttccttccttcctttcttccttccttccttccttccttagcccAGGCTAATCCTGaacccccctttctttctttcttccttcctatttaCTTACGAGACAAAATCTaaccatgtagaccaggatggccttgaaggcCTTTGCTTCCTTAGTTCTGGATTATAGTTATTTGCCAACATACCTGATTTATGtagtgctaagaatcaaacctaGTACTTCACACATGTCACGCAGGTTAGAATGTTCTATCAGCTGAGCCAACCCAAGGATTCCATTTGAACTAGTTATTGCTTGAGTTCTCTCAcagatttggtgtgtgtgtgtgtgtctgtgtgtgtgtgtgtgtgtgtgtgtgtgtgtagtatatacaTACACTGTGTATGTTAGAGTGCaatgtggaaaccagaggtggATGCCAGCCAGTCAGCCTCtattgcgctctctctctctctctttctctccatttggCTGGGTTGGCTGACTAATAAGCAAATGAGTCCCAGTAGGTATTGACCTGTCTCCTCAAACTCCCTCTGCCAAGGTCCCCAGCCTCCCTGCACAGTCCAGGGGGAAAGCCAAGTGTCTTCATTCTGATGCTGGGAATCGGAAATTATATGCTAACtcagcactttactgactgagccatctctcattaagttatctatttttttttaagtttttatttatttcagtaaaaaaaaaatattttggtgtgtgtctgggtgtttgGCCCGCATGTATCTATGTGCACAATGTCCGTGTCTAATCccaggagaccagaagaaggaaCAGTTGtgtcttgtgggtgctgggaaccaaacttgagtcctaTGCAAAAGCAGCtaatgctcttgaccactgagccatctgtccagtcccgtttatctattttttaataacAAGGTCCAGGGTGGAGAGATGTTTCTGTGGTTAACGAGTACTAGCTGCTATTCGGCCGTTAGTCTGTAAGAGCAGTAGGAAAGGCTGCTGGGAATAGAGGCAAGGTCATTAGGAATTGGGAAGTTCCTCAAATTGACTTCCAGTCCTTCCACCACGGGGTCACACTTAGCACATGCACCGTCTTTTTGGAAAACTTTCCTCAGCCTTGTTAGGTCACCTCGGTCTCTCCTACCATATTCCTTCCAAAATTCATTTCCTCCTATGGCCATTCACTTTCTCAGCGTTGGGCTCCAGACACCGTGCACCTGATGACTGGTAGGAaatcagtacacacacacacacacacacaccccacacacacacacactcacattcacgaCCACACACGATCGAGTGCCCACTTACACTGAGATCACCTCACCATCACAAACGGGTACGCCTGGATCGGCCCTCACTCTCAAACCTCCTCGGCAGCAAGCTCACAGCCCCTCCCACGCCCAAGTGCGGATCCGCCCACAGACCTCCAGGATCCTGGCCTACAAGCGACCACCCACACAATCCCTTGGGGCCCCTTCTTGGCCATGAAGGTGGTAGCGGCCGGGCACAGGGCCATCCGGACCCCGGCGCCCGCTGCGCGCACGCGCGGCATCAATGCCCGCCTCTGCCCGCCTCGCCCTCCGGGGGCGGGGCGCGCTGGGGGCGGGTCCTGCGGCACCGCCCGGGAAGCTGCGCGAGGCTCGGTGCCGTCGCCACATCCTCCGGAGCTCTGGGTCCAGGCGAGCCGAGTCGAGCCGGGCCAGGACCAAGCGGAGAGCTCCGACGGCACAGGCGAGCCGAAAGCTGAGCCATGGCGCACCAGACCGGCATCCACGGTGAGGGCGGTTGGAGGGCGGACAAGGGCTCCGCCGCGCTGGTTCTCCGCGCTAGGTcccttcatccttctcttccttgtaCCCTCCGGGGAagcttcctgttctcttttgcAACCGCGAGTCCCTGGGATGGACACGTCTTGGGGCAGAACAGACTGTTGTACATAGCTGGGAGTGGgtgcacatggatgcacacagCGAGGGTGGAAGTATCTTGTGTACCCAACTGGGGGCGGATGTGCCTGTGTATACTGGTCTGggtatttttgttcttttctggagGTGGGGT harbors:
- the Ppm1m gene encoding protein phosphatase 1M, which codes for MSAGWFRRRFLPGGPLPEPRPAGPRSSPVPYHRPRFLRGSGSSPGATDASRRPDARPVRSPARGRTLPWNAGYAEVINAEKSEFNEDQAACGKLCIRRCEFGIEEDQEWLTVCPEEFLTGHYWALFDGHGGPAAAILAANTLHSCLRRQLEAVVEGMMAPQPPMHLSGCCVCPSDPQFVEEKGIRAEDLVIGALENAFQECDDVIGRELEASGQVGGCTALVAVFLQGKLYVANAGDSRAILVRRHEIRLLSSEFTPETERQRIQQLAFTYPELLAGEFTRLEFPRRLKGDDLGQKVLFRDHHMRGWSYKRVEKSDLKYPLIHGQGRQARLLGTLAVSRGLGDHQLRVLDTDIQLKPFLLSIPQVTVLDVHQLAVQEDDVVVMATDGLWDVLSNEQVALLVRSFLTGNQKDDPHRFSELAKMLIHNTQGKDNGATGEGQVSYDDVSVFVIPLHSQAQEGSGH